TGTGTATTTACCTTTTATCTATTTTagcttttattttataaaaatatattaagaaatataattaaactatCTAAATATAATTAGATTAATTTGAGGGTATAATGGTATTTACGAAATTAAAatcttaatatgataaaaatgtAGATAAAGTTTTAGAGAGACAAATTCCAATTGAGAGTGTCCAATTTTTCCAATTTTCGAATGTTTTTTGACTTGTAACACGATGACTAATGTAACCATATTTTTTAcaggaaatatttttttttagtttaaggTTTGTCCAAATTCATTGTGAAGCTACCAAGTAAGTAACAAATGATATAAGGTGATGACACCTCATCAATTCTAAAATGTAATTAGTATAAAATTAAggttacatattttaaaataattatcaattaatatataggggatactTGGTtgtgatataaaattaaactaacctatatcattttctatatttatgtttttaaaattttgaataaaaaatgaaaattagtttGTATCAAAAGTAGTAAATACATTCAGAGAGAAAAATGATATATAGTTAGATTTTTAGTATATCTATActtctatactattaaaacagaaggctTTTTTTTTAGGTAACCTTCTGttttaaacaatatttacaagATTTTGCCACCGGAATATTTTTAAGctatgattttaattaaatgtttttttatatttttcagaaataaaacaatttgaaaataaaatattgcgAAACAGTTACGATAAGgaatattccaaaaaaaaatcaattaaccaaatCTTTTTGAGACTCGCCCTATAGTAACCTACAATCTCTTGAATTATATATACTACCATCTAAGCTATTGTGTACCATCACGAAAATCTTAATAATATCATATGGCATACAAAATATCGGCTAAAGAGGTGAGGTTTGAATCAAAAGGGTGATTATCATTTTGTAAAATTGGTGGATATGAATGGGATGTGGGGATGATGGGGGAAAAGCCGAAGGACATTATTGTTCAAAGAAGACTGAGAATATTTGTGGTGCTTTTTGAAGTTAGATTTGTTCTGCGatctcttatttttttcttttagaattgATCAAGATGTGTGTGATGTTATTATAGAGAAACAAGGTTTCACTTTTGTTTTCTGGTAACTCCAAAAAGTAATATTCgagtttcttttttgttaaaaacgtttattttttttatggaCGTCAATAATGATATCAACTATCAAGTTATATAAACCATTCCTATGCTATGGTTAATTTTAGATACATGATCCGTAGTCTCATAACTTCAAACAAGTGTGATATATTAATCATATGTTTTGTTTCCTTACTTTTTTTAACatcttttttgtttcaaaaaacaTATGTTTGTTTCCTTTCTTACTTGTGGTTTCACCTTATGTTTTACGTCTTACAAATGTCTAATAGAGTTTAGTTAACATAtactaaaatacatatttaatattctttgtaagcatcaatactattaaaacacgGCTTTTTTAAAGGAGAAAATTGGGAAATAGATCCACTTTTTTCTCTCATTTGTCACATTAGGATTTTAGTTAGATTGTttagaaaaatatgattttgaaaCCTTATAAATACCCTAATGCTCTTTAATTATTGATTAAgtagatttataatatattattaaaattttcgtaattaatttaataaactaaaaagtaaaattggaaaagtaaaaaaaagaataaaatagttaaaaggtaaaataaaattgGGAAATCCCTAATCTCTCTTTTCACgatcttctttctccttctctttctcCGCCGTAAGCTTTTCTCCCCTTTCCATGGCGATCTAGAAATCGACAGAGAGAAGCCTTGTTCGTCGTCAGAGTTCATCTAGAAGTCTCTACTCTCGTTTCGTCATCTTCCTCTTACGATCTCATAGCCTTCTCGTCGTCGTTGAGCTTTctctctgttcttcctctcCGTCGGATGGGTGAAATCGAAGGCTTCTTTCATTAATACCGACGAGACAGTCACATCTCTTCACACAAGGTAATCAATTTCTTCTATATTCTCTCATCTAACACAAAATCGATGTGTTGTTCCATTTAACCTAGTTTTGTGTAAACCGATTTGTAATGTTTCTTAAGGTAAATTTGTTTTGTGGGTTGGTTAATCATCTTACAAACCACGATTAAGTACACATCATGTAGATAATTTTGATTTGCTTTTTTTGTTATCGTTTAAGGTTATAGAAAGGGAGAACATTTGGTCCGATTGAAACAATGGTGTCCGATTGGATGTAGATTAGTTGTAAAAATTGGTCTTCAAATGTAGAGTAGTTGTTCCTTCTATTGTGTTTGCATTCTTAGTTAGTTCTTGTCCGATTGAAACAATGGTTGTAGAATATGTTCTTCCTTTGTTTATTCTCTCATAGCCCACAATTTCCTATTTCAATCTAGACATGCTTGTTGTTAATATTCAAGATCGATTTTTCTCTTATTAAATTTTGGAATAAGGACAAGGACTCTATCATGAAGTGGAAGAATGCAGATCGCATACGGCTGATCTACCTTGCCTTCATTCTTTGTGTCGTTTTAGCGAGAGATGAGAAGCAGAATATCCCTCTCAAATACATCAAGGTGGTCATGGATCTTGAGAAGGTTCGAAAGTATCTTTGGGGAGTTGCTTCTTATGATCTTCTCTGCGAGTCAATAGCCAAGAACCGCTACAAACTGAAGGAGAAGACAAGTAGTTATGTCTTAGATGGATTCTCCTACGCCTTGcagatttgggcaatggaagcTGTACCAAAGATTGGAAAGCTTTGTGGTAAAAAACTGGACAAATCTTTTGCGGATGGTCCTAGATGCATCGACTGGATGGGAGCTGGAAAGGTGTCATATCAAGAGATCAATCGGTTGGAGGATATTTTTACAGCCGAGGTAAGTATCGCTTGTTTTTATGACTCCATCtggtttgaaataaatttgTAGGATCTAactttcattatttttcttGTGTAGGATGACATGTATCCATTCATCTCATGGACAGGGAATATGGATATTATCCAGAGTGTTGATTTCCGCAGAGATGATGTGGAGGATGAAAGAATCAAGGGTCTGATGGAGCTGATTTCCGCAAAGAATGACTTCACTCAGCATGTTTGGGATTTCGAAGAAGCTGTAGAGGAATCTCTAGATCAGCCTGATGAAGAAAATGTGAATGGTGAAGAGGGAGTGAATGATGAAGCAGCTGAGACAGATGAGAGTGATGAAACTTTTCAGACTCCAAGAGGATCAACGAGCCTAGGCGATACATCAAAGAAGAGTAAGAAAAGGCTTCCAGATCGTGGTATGGAAAGAAGGAAGCATAAGGTTCTCAATGGTGGATCGAAGCAACCATCTTTTAATGAAGACATGAAGGCTTTTATGGCGCAGTTGTTTGAGCAGAGTATCTATGCAATGGAGCAaaggatggagaagaagatggatgATAAATTAGAGCGATTGGAACATCGGCTAAAAGCTCCAAATAAGGAACCCCGCGTTGAAGTTGAGGATGGAGAGACGCCTTCTCCGAGCAAGACAACGACGACCCAGCAGCCATCGTTGAGGAGGTCCACACGCGGGGTAAAGAAAAACTAGTCTTCATCACTCctttaaatgttattttctcttctttgtttgtgTCTGCACTTGTTAGTCATCGCTAAGGTCTCGGTTTGGTTTAGTGTCTTGTTTGTCTTATGGTTTTGTTATGTATTTTGTTATGTGTAATATTGGAACTATGTATTTCATCAGTTCTTTATGTATTTTGTTAGTGTAATATTGGAACTATGTAATGGTTGTCTTATGGTTTTGTAATGGAATGGTTgtgaaacttttttaaaaatatgctaCTTGGTTATGAGCTTGGTATGTATAATAATTGTgtaaattttggtttaaatttttgtattttcacaGAGTCCAGTGGATCTTAATTTCACTCAAGAAGAGGCTAGCTTTCGTGGAATCAGTACGCAAGGCGTCGAAGGGCTTTCTCAGGCATCTCATGTAACCGACTTTGATCCATCTCAGACAGCAAAGGCAGATGACTGGTGGACTCCAATGACTTCAATCCGAGGTTCGAGCAAGGCTAAAGCTCGTAAAGACAATACAGTTCAACCCTCACAGTGGAAGAAGTGGTCTAGACTTGAGCTTACCGATGAAGATTTGCCCCAAGATGGTTTTCCGCAGTCGTTGCTGTATTATTTCTCTGAAGAATCATGGCAAGGATTCTACGAATAGTCTATGAAGCCCATACCTTTACAAATAGGTCCTTTGTGTTTCAATATGACTGTCGCACAAAGGATAGTATGCGCAGGAAAATGGCTTGAAAACGAGGTAATCTAAACAAGGATGAAGTagtataaactaataaataaactGATCCATAATGTATTGATTCAGGACATCCTTGGCAaaagatatttaatattaaaaagatattccGGGCTTTTCAAATGCAAATCTTttttcaaaagattttttttaaatatattaatctaaACAAAACACTGCTATAAAATCTCAACTACATTAACATATCTTTTTCggatgtttttttaaatatatattaatctaaatAAACATTGGTATAATATCCAACTAAATTTAGCAACTTAAATCAtcgaaaattataaataatatatggtTGTAACTTAAAAGATCTACAATAAGGTATAGACCTAAAATACATTTCCAAATgtaacttaattttttatatttttgtgatttcaGAAATTTACTAGCAATTACAACTATATAAATAACACAATCAAACACGGCAAATATAACCATACAAATTCTCCAAACTTTCTACCGttatctattattataaattcCATAATCAAAATCAGCAACAAAACAATCCTAAAGAAATCCTAAGAAATCTATTTAATCCAAcactatattaaatttataaccaaatatatttaatcctaaggaaatatatttaattcaacAATATTTAGTATTTAGCTTCTTAAATAACAATAGAATCTCATATTTAAACTAGCCCTTAGTTTTAGGATTGATTTGCTTGttgtataattgttttgatctattttccaaacttaaaattattttatcatatgaaattaaattataattaaaaacaacgtgaagaaaatttcaatattttaatatttatatgtgttggaattatcatttaaataaccacataaaatgtttatttaaattttaaataaaaaatacaaatatcacatttaataaataaattataaactttaaacaaactattttaaaaaaaatgttacaacTACTCATAATATTGACACATATTATAGAtcatagaaataattattttctaaatcaatattaaatatatttactaaatatatacgcttaaattataattttacatacaattttaattatttaaaaataatatttaacattttaaagaaatttgACTTTCCAAAATGAATCTATATTAATgagtagattttttttctttttttttgtcagcaacttATTTATCAAGTACATACGGGTCTtacaaatacatttttcatttatattgtGATCTAACAAATGggttaataattttatcaaagaaaaaacaattccGTACTTTCAtattatagatagatatatGCTTATATATGATACCAAGTAgtccttaaataaataaaaaatataagtgatatatattatttttgacagcccaatttttttgttcaatgtattattaaaatgaaatggGCTTGAAAATTTCGAATCAATGGGCTTGAAATTTTTGATTCTGTTTAGTAAcccatttaaaatttattttcgacttgctatttcaaatttttgaaattttcgaTTCTATAATATTACAGCATAATACTTCTTATGGATATGTCTCTGACTTtcaaattaattacaaaaat
This genomic stretch from Raphanus sativus cultivar WK10039 chromosome 3, ASM80110v3, whole genome shotgun sequence harbors:
- the LOC108833750 gene encoding uncharacterized protein LOC108833750; amino-acid sequence: MKWKNADRIRLIYLAFILCVVLARDEKQNIPLKYIKVVMDLEKVRKYLWGVASYDLLCESIAKNRYKLKEKTSSYVLDGFSYALQIWAMEAVPKIGKLCGKKLDKSFADGPRCIDWMGAGKVSYQEINRLEDIFTAEDDMYPFISWTGNMDIIQSVDFRRDDVEDERIKGLMELISAKNDFTQHVWDFEEAVEESLDQPDEENVNGEEGVNDEAAETDESDETFQTPRGSTSLGDTSKKSKKRLPDRGMERRKHKVLNGGSKQPSFNEDMKAFMAQLFEQSIYAMEQRMEKKMDDKLERLEHRLKAPNKEPRVEVEDGETPSPSKTTTTQQPSLRRSTRGSPVDLNFTQEEASFRGISTQGVEGLSQASHVTDFDPSQTAKADDWWTPMTSIRGSSKAKARKDNTVQPSQWKKWSRLELTDEDLPQDGFPQSLLYYFSEESWQGFYE